A window from Mangifera indica cultivar Alphonso chromosome 2, CATAS_Mindica_2.1, whole genome shotgun sequence encodes these proteins:
- the LOC123201400 gene encoding probable transcription factor At3g04930: MASEQHDTVFPEEDQELDEDEEDSDEDELEENDDALVDEEDDEEVLNSAPVVSSVTPSSVSVAFPSASAIAVPSASAVTVALPPGDPDPKRQRLAENVVVLDEKKPVLSLPSPVPLPLPQQLDESRRLFQRLWTDEDEIELLQGFLDYTSQRGSAHHHDTALFYDQIKSKLQLDFNKNQLVEKLRRLKKKYRNVMSKISSGKDFAFKTAHDQATFEISRKIWSTTNVSVLDDEDANANHNNHINSSNEFKGNSTVFVSSNNNEEKNTPKSRKRSRAKPAANENVVVMNNNENVNVNGAFSGGNNNGIAAVVEETVRSCLSPLFKELLCNVMGGMGGRGIGGLPMNAVMPLGFGGSVGAEVVDEKWRKQQILELEVYSKRLELVQDQIKMALEELRSTGG; encoded by the coding sequence ATGGCCTCCGAGCAACACGACACCGTTTTCCCCGAAGAAGACCAAGAGCTCGATGAGGACGAGGAAGATTCCGACGAAGATGAGCTCGAGGAAAACGACGACGCTTTAGTCGACGAAGAAGATGACGAGGAAGTCCTCAATTCCGCCCCCGTTGTCTCTTCTGTTACTCCTTCTTCTGTCTCTGTTGCCTTCCCCTCCGCTTCTGCTATCGCCGTCCCTTCTGCCTCTGCGGTCACCGTTGCTCTCCCTCCCGGCGATCCCGATCCCAAACGCCAGCGTCTTGCTGAAAACGTGGTGGTTCTTGATGAGAAGAAACCCGTGTTGTCGTTGCCTTCGCCGGTGCCTTTGCCGTTGCCGCAGCAGCTGGATGAATCTAGACGTCTGTTTCAACGGCTCTGGACGGACGAGGACGAGATCGAGTTGTTGCAAGGGTTTCTGGATTATACTTCACAACGTGGCAGCGCGCATCACCATGATACGGCTTTATTTTACGATCAGATTAAGTCGAAGCTCCAGCTGGACTTTAACAAGAATCAATTGGTCGAGAAGCTgagaagattgaagaagaagtatAGAAATGTTATGAGCAAGATCAGCTCAGGTAAGGATTTTGCTTTCAAAACGGCTCATGATCAAGCTACGTTTGAAATTTCTCGCAAGATCTGGAGCACCACTAATGTTAGTGTTTTAGACGATGAAGATGCGAATGCCAACcataataatcatattaattcCAGTAATGAATTTAAGGGAAATAGTACTGTTTTTGTTAGTAGTAATAATAATGAGGAGAAGAATACGCCCAAATCTAGAAAGCGGTCAAGGGCGAAGCCTGCAGCTAATGAAAATGTTGTTGTGATGAATAATAATGAGAATGTTAATGTGAATGGTGCTTTCAGTGGAGGTAATAATAATGGGATTGCCGCGGTGGTGGAGGAGACAGTTAGGAGTTGCTTGTCGCCTTTGTTTAAGGAGTTGTTATGTAATGTGATGGGAGGAATGGGGGGAAGAGGGATTGGGGGGTTGCCTATGAATGCTGTGATGCCCTTGGGGTTTGGTGGGAGTGTAGGAGCTGAAGTGGTGGATGAGAAGTGGAGGAAGCAACAGATTTTGGAATTGGAGGTGTATTCTAAGCGGTTGGAGTTGGTGCAGGATCAAATTAAGATGGCGTTGGAGGAGTTGCGGTCAACTGGAGGCTGA